A window from bacterium encodes these proteins:
- a CDS encoding helix-hairpin-helix domain-containing protein, with the protein MKRWQSTYAVLATLGMTTLLTPTAPSWGAHPSRSAETRPTISLNAATSRELRQLPGIGELMAQRIIAARPYRSLDDLRRVSGMTPKRYTKLKDKIRL; encoded by the coding sequence ATGAAGCGTTGGCAATCGACATATGCCGTGCTGGCGACGCTGGGCATGACGACCCTCCTGACGCCCACCGCCCCTTCCTGGGGAGCACACCCCTCTCGCTCGGCCGAGACACGGCCGACCATCAGCCTGAACGCGGCGACCAGCCGAGAGCTCAGGCAACTGCCGGGAATCGGCGAGCTCATGGCGCAGCGCATCATCGCGGCGCGACCGTACCGCTCGCTCGACGACCTGCGCCGCGTCAGCGGCATGACCCCCAAGCGATACACGAAATTGAAGGACAAGATCAGGCTATGA